In one Brassica oleracea var. oleracea cultivar TO1000 chromosome C9, BOL, whole genome shotgun sequence genomic region, the following are encoded:
- the LOC106319504 gene encoding PHD finger protein ALFIN-LIKE 5, translating into MEGEGGGGGGAHYNPRTVEEVFRDFKGRRAAILRALTTDVQEFFQQCDPEKDNLCLYGFPNEVWEVNLPAEEVPPELPEPALGINFARDGMQEKDWLSLVAVHSDAWLLSVSFFFGSKFGFDKVDRKRLFNMINEFPTIFEVVTGTAKNQTKEKPSSANQNGNRSKSNSKVRVLDGKSSKTIQAMEEEGLEEEEEEKEKEEDEEEHGETLCGACGDNYAADEFWICCDMCEKWFHGTCVKITPARAEHIKHYKCPSCSNKRARP; encoded by the exons ATGGAAGGAGAAGGAGGAGGAGGAGGAGGTGCGCACTACAACCCTCGAACTGTTGAAGAAGTCTTCCGAGATTTCAAGGGCCGTCGAGCTGCCATCCTCCGAGCTCTCACCACTG ATGTGCAAGAGTTTTTCCAGCAATGCGACCCTG AGAAGGACAATCTTTGCTTGTATGGATTCCCGAATGAAGTGTGGGAAGTTAACTTACCAGCTGAAGAAGTACCTCCGGAGCTCCCCGAACCTGCACTCGGCATCAACTTTGCCAGAGATGGAATGCAAGAAAAAGACTGGCTTTCTCTCGTTGCTGTCCACAGTGATGCCTGGTTACTCTCTGTCTCCTTTTTCTTCGGTTCAAAATTTGGTTTTGATAAAGTTGACAG GAAGCGTTTGTTCAACATGATAAATGAGTTTCCTACTATATTTGAAGTTGTGACTGGAACTGCGAAAAATCAAACAAAGGAGAAGCCCTCTTCAGCAAATCAAAATGGCAACAGATCCAAGTCAAATTCAAAAGTG AGAGTTTTAGATGGCAAAAGCTCAAAGACAATACAAGCCATGGAGGAAGAAGGACTAGAGGAAGAGGAAGAGGAGAAAGAAAAGGAAGAGGATGAAGAGGAACATGGCGAAACACTGTGTGGAGCTTGTGGAGATAACTATGCTGCTGATGAATTCTGGATATGCTGTGACATGTGCGAGAAATGGTTCCATGGGACATGTGTGAAGATCACTCCAGCTAGAGCTGAGCATATCAAGCACTACAAGTGCCCTTCTTGCAGCAACAAAAGAGCTCGACCCTAA
- the LOC106319505 gene encoding glutaredoxin-C4-like translates to MTMIRSISMLTLLVTLAASISMVSSASSADFVKKTISSHKIVIFSKSYCPYCRRAKSVFGELNQVPHVVELDEREDGGSIQSALGETVGRRTVPQVFINGKHIGGSDDTVDAHESGELAKLLGVSENTRAEL, encoded by the exons ATGACAATGATCAGATCCATCTCGATGCTAACGTTGCTCGTCACACTAGCTGCATCCATTTCCATGGTCTCCTCCGCTTCGTCCGCAGACTTTGTTAAGAAGACCATCTCTTCCCACAAGATCGTCATCTTCTCCAAATCCTACTGCCC GTATTGCAGGAGAGCTAAATCTGTGTTCGGTGAGCTGAATCAGGTTCCTCATGTTGTCGAGCTTGACGAAAGAG AGGATGGGGGGAGTATCCAGAGTGCACTTGGAGAGACTGTTGGAAGGCGAACAGTTCCACAGGTTTTCATTAACGGAAAGCATATCGGAGGTTCAGATG ATACAGTAGACGCGCATGAGAGCGGGGAACTGGCCAAGCTTCTTGGCGTTTCCGAAAACACAAGAGCTGAACTCTAG